Part of the Desulfomonilia bacterium genome is shown below.
AACCCCGGCTTCTCTCTCCTTCAGTATCCGGATTATCTGCTCCTCTCCAAATCTCCCTCTCCTCATGGTACGATCCTCCTCTTACCTTTTTACCAGATCATACTCGCTTCAAATATGGCTTATTTTTCGGGGGGAAGGTCACTGTCTCAACCTGGCATCAACCTTTTGTTTATCCTGAACAACGATGCTGACAGAATCGGTGTATTCGATGTTGTTTGCATCAGTTGTGCTGACTGTGAACGTGTAGATGCCATCGCCGGTCAGCCTCAGACCGTAGTTGGGGACGTCCATGACATTATGACTATTGAAATTTAAACCAACTTCAACATTATACCGCCACGAAAGTCTGGGGAAGCGCAGCAGGAATACGAAGTAAATAATCAGACAAGAAGAATCAATGGCATTTGGTTTTACTTATCAGCTTATCAGCTCAACAGCTTATTCCTGTGCCGCCTATTCCTGCTCAAGCGGCATCAGGCTTTGTAAACAACCTTGCCCGCTGCGATCGTGGTTGTAACCCTGCCTTTGAATTTCCAGCCGATAAAGGGCGAGTTTTTGGATTTCGAGACCAACATGTCTTCGGTCAGTGTCCATTCCGCTTTCGGGTCGACAATCGCTATGTCTGCCCGGCCTCCCTTATCGATCCTGCCGCCTTCTATGCCGAGGATTCGGGCGGGGTTTATCGTCACCATTGCAAGGATGTTCATGAGCGGGATCCTGCAGTCGTAATGCAGCTTAAGGATTGCTGGCAGCAGTGTCTGCAAACCGGTGACGCCGAAGGGTGCGAGGTCGAAATCAAGGTCCTTCTCATCCTTTGCATGAGGCGCATGGTCGGTTGCGATGCAGTCGACAGTGCCGTTCTTCAGGCAGTCGATAAGCGCCTGTCTGTCTGCTTCCGAGCGCAGAGGAGGGTACATCTTCGCATTCGTGTCATATGTCCGGACGCGCTCTTCGGTAAGGAGCAGGTTATGTGGTGTCACGTCACAGGTGACCGGCACGCCTGATTTTTTTGCATCCCTGACCGCCGAGATACTGCCGTGTGTGGATACATGGGTGATATGAACCGGGATTCCCAGTTCGGCGCTTATCATGATATCCCTGGCAACCATTACGTCTTCGGCGATATTGGGGATCCCCGGAAGCCCGAGCCTTGATGAAAGCCTGCCCTCGTTCATGACGCCCTTTCCCGAAAGGGTCCTGTCCTGGCAGTGCGACATGAGGATAAGACCGAATGTCGAGGCATACTGCATAGCCCGTCTCATCATGGCTGCGCTTTCTATGGGGTTTCCGTCGTCGGATACGGCAACGATTCCCGCTTTCTTCATTAGCCCCATTTCAGAAAGCTCCCTGCCCTCCATGTTCTTCGTGGCAGCTCCGACCGGAAGGACCCTTATGATCCCTGCGTCGGATACTTTCTTCATGATATGTCCTGTCACGGACGGATTGTCGTTGACGGGCCTGGTGTTGGCCATGC
Proteins encoded:
- a CDS encoding dihydroorotase, which encodes MWIKGGRVIDPATKKDAVADIEIEGGIIKDIRQSAKAAKKSECIDATGKWIIPGLIDMHVHFREPGFEYKEDILSGSMAAAAGGITTAVCMANTRPVNDNPSVTGHIMKKVSDAGIIRVLPVGAATKNMEGRELSEMGLMKKAGIVAVSDDGNPIESAAMMRRAMQYASTFGLILMSHCQDRTLSGKGVMNEGRLSSRLGLPGIPNIAEDVMVARDIMISAELGIPVHITHVSTHGSISAVRDAKKSGVPVTCDVTPHNLLLTEERVRTYDTNAKMYPPLRSEADRQALIDCLKNGTVDCIATDHAPHAKDEKDLDFDLAPFGVTGLQTLLPAILKLHYDCRIPLMNILAMVTINPARILGIEGGRIDKGGRADIAIVDPKAEWTLTEDMLVSKSKNSPFIGWKFKGRVTTTIAAGKVVYKA